The Leopardus geoffroyi isolate Oge1 chromosome D3, O.geoffroyi_Oge1_pat1.0, whole genome shotgun sequence region ccGATTCTGTGTACACAGTAACCAAATCCTATCTGTCCatgaagtaaacatttaaagatacCTCTCCCCTCCGTTCCCACCATATTATCGTCAGTATGTTACTAATAGATTTGTAttataatttatccattcatagaTGTCTCTCTGCCACCGGGTTATGAGGCCAGAACTGGTTTATTAATCTGCATATGACCATACAGTGCTGGGTTTGTAACAGGGGCTTAGTAACTGCATAGCGAAGTCATGAATGTCGTCAAGCTCGGAGCCTGTAGTCCTTTGCCAGGAAACAGAGTGGTGGTAAACTAGTGGTTGGGGAGTTGGAATCTTGCTGTTAGTTTTAGAAGCATTTTGCTCAAGTCAAGCTAATCATCTTGTGATGGCATTATACTTTGATGCTTGCAGAAACTGCAGAGCACGGACatagaggaaataaatataaagcattgtGCGTAGTTTCAACAGAATGTCTTTGCAAAGCAGTTATTACTGTTAATATTACTTCTGGGGCAAACTTTTCCCTATAAAACGACAGTCAGAAAGCCTTCGCAGAATTGAAATCCTATCTTTTCAGTGATGGAATGATGTACAAGATAgtttagaaaatatattcctgGATACAGAGGTATAAAAACTTGCCAGGcgaaattaccaaaaaaaaaaaaaaaaaaagagagagaggaagaaatcctAACTCGGGAAATGTGCTTCATAATCTTCAGAATAGATCCACACCTACACATACCTAGTTTTCACGGGTCGTCCCCGGCTGCGAACGTCGGGCGTCTCTCCTCTGTGCGAGGCGCTGGGAACATGAATGGGAAGGGGCCTTAGTCTCAGGAAACGCAAAGGTGTGTTCTAAAGGGGCATTTCTAGACTTTTTCCAGATCATCGCAGATCATGGGATTCTTTTACGTAATTTTACAGATGCCTCCGTATTTGAAAGCGTGTGTAGATTGTTGAGTCAGGCGACTCGTTCTCCTGCCGGTGGGACTGGGCGTCTCCACCGAGAGCGCGTGCTGTCGCCGTGTCGCGGCCTGGGGCCGGGCGCAGGCAGGGGAGTGCGGATCCGTGCGGTGCGCGTCGTGCGGAGGCTGAGAGTGGGTGTCGCGGGGGCGGTGTCGGCGAAGGCAGGAGCGCGGACTCCTGTCCGGAAGCCGGGTgcggaaggagaagaggaaagttaGGCTTTGTCCTCACAGCATCCTGACAGGCTTGGCAGGGGCCGTGAGCAGGGGACTCACGTGTCCTCGTGTGGAGGCGAAAGGATTGAAACAGTAAAGTAAAACTTctgtggaaagattttttttttaaatgtgacttttttttaattttattttttattttttagaaaatggcTCCAAAGGGTATATGAAGCTGGAAAAGTACATAGATGCAGCATTGCAGCCTCTCCAGATGTTTGAGGATAATATTCCGGAGAGAAATTGATCCCCTCGGATTAGGTAACTAGTCATAATGAAGAAAATTAGTCTTAAAACCTTCCGAAAATCTTTCAACTTgaataaaagtaaagaagaaacgGATTTCATGGTAGTGCAGCAACCGTCACTGGCCAGTGATTTCGGAAAAGATGAGTCCTTGTTTGGTAGCTGCTACGGTAAAGACATGGCCAGCTGCGATCTCCACAGCGAAGATGAAAAAGGTGGGAAGAGTCGATCCAAGAGCGAAAGCCTGATGGGTACGTTAAAACGACGGCTGTCTGcgaaacagaagcagaaaggcAAGGGCGGCGCGCCCTCCGGGAGCTCGGCTGACGAGgacaccttctcctcctcctcggcACCCCTGGTCTTCAAAGACGTGAGAGCCCAGAGGCCCATCAGGTCCACTTCGCTCCGCAACCATCACTACAGCCCTACGCCGTGGCCTCTGCGACCCACGAACTCGGAGGAGACGTGCATCAAGATGGAGGTGAGGGTCAAAGCCTTGGTTCACTCTTCCAGCCCGAGCCCAGCCCTGAACGGGGTTCGGAAGGATTTTCACGACCTCCAGTCTGAGACTGCGTGCCAGGAGCAGAGTAGTTCACTCAAGAGTTCAGAGTCTCACAATGGAGACTTGCATCTTCACCTTGATGAACATGTGCCTGTAGTTATCGGACTTATGCCTCAGGACTACATTCAGTATACTGTGCCTTTAGACGAGGGGATGTACCCTCTGGAAGGGTCGCGTAGCTATTGTCTGGACAGCTCTTCTCCCATGGAAGTCTCCGCGGTCCCTCCGCAGGTGGGAGGGAGCTCCTTCGCCGAAGACGAGAATCAGGTAGACCAGGACCTAGTGGTGGCCCCAGAGATCTTTGTGGATCAGGCGGTGAACGGCTTGTTGATTGGCACCACGGGAGTCATGTTGCAGAGCCCGAGAGCGAGTCACGACGATGCCCCCCCACTCTCACCGTTGCTACCTCCAATGCAGACCAATCAGATCCAAAGGAACTTCGGTGGGCTCACCGGCACAGATGCCCACGTGGCGGAAAGTATGCGCTGTCATTTGAATTTTGATCCTAACTCTGCCCCTGGGGTTGCAAGAGTTTACGACTCGGTGCAGAGTAGTGGTCCCATGGTTGTGACGAGCCTTACAGAGGAGCTGAAAAAACTGGCGAAACAAGGATGGTACTGGGGACCAATCACACGctgggaggcagaagggaagcTAGCAAATGTGCCAGATGGTTCTTTTCTCGTTCGGGATAGTTCTGATGACCGTTACCTTTTAAGCTTGAGCTTTCGCTCCCATGGCAAAACACTTCACACGAGAATTGAACACTCAAACGGTAGATTTAGCTTTTATGAACAACCGGATGTGGAAGGACATACGTCTATAGTTGATCTGATCGAGCATTCAATCAGGGACTCTGAAAATGGAGCTTTTTGTTATTCAAGGTCTCGGTTGCCTGGATCTGCAACTTACCCGGTCAGACTGACCAATCCAGTGTCACGGTTCATGCAGGTGCGTTCTTTGCAGTACCTGTGTCGTTTTGTTATACGTCAGTATACCAGAATAGACTTAATTCAGAAACTGCCTTTGccaaacaaaatgaaggattaCTTACAGGAGAAGCACTACTGAAAGATTATGAGAACCCCCGCATCTTGCACTTTgggaataagaaaaagagattgaAATACAGTTTACAAACTTTCATTGCTATCGAAATCTTTTGCTGCCATACTATTTCAGTTTTATGTGTAAAAGTAATCAATTTGTTTAGTTAGGGGTGGGGAAGTGTCAGCAAGGTGTCTTGGGTTTATTTTGGTTCTTTATAAAGGGAAGTCTCGAGGTTTTGGAAGTGTGAATTATCTTTCATCAATGTGCAGAATAATCACAATGTGAATTATCAGATTCTCCTTAACCACCCCCCACCAAGTCCTTTGCTGCTATCCACTGTGATTTTTATGCATTAAAAGCACATTTCATGTGTATTCAACCCTAAGTAAAGTTGAATGAAACTTACAGAATGAGTATTGTTATGTCTCTTTAAATGGCCCACTTTCAAAGATAGTGTTGAATAAACATACCCGTGTGATAAAACACAGAATTTACACGTAcactgaaaatgatttttaatctcCTACTTTAGAAAGGTTTATTTAGAATTATGATTTGACATAATCTTGGGTATTAGAATGTAGACCCGCAGCATATCTTTTACAACACTTACTCTAAATTGTTTCTGAGGTTGTGCTGTGTTTTGGTTGTGGAAAGTGGAGTTTTTCTGTTGCCTTCATTTTCATCTTGTGGTTTGTCTACTTTAATAAATGgccttacattaaaaaatcatcaaGAAGTATATAACACCAACGTAAGAAAGCGTTGCCTTTTCTGTCATTAAGCTCTGGTACAAATTGGCATAACGTAAAAAGATCTGTGGGACGAGAACTATTACTGAAGAAATTACTAGATGATCATAGTTTCCTGTGatgataatttttttgtgtgttaattatactttccTTTGGTAAAgtgtttttttctgtgatttctttcGCTTAGCCAACATTTTCTTTGGGTGAACTTGACGTAGAACCGATTTTCATAAAAAGAGTGGGTTCTCTTGCAACATTTAagtttatataaagttttaaattgatttgaatagaaaacattgttttagagttggatttttattcttttatgtagTCACTATTAAGATATGCTAGGTTTgacccttcttccttctccccaccaaaaaccaaaaaaacccgaTGACTTTAGTTGAAAAACTGTGGAAACTGTGGAGCATCATGTAAGAAGAATATTAAAACCATATCAGGTATATGGAAGTCTTGTCACCTGCCATATACCGCtgtttaaaactaatttattgttttttggttttttgttgttttaaatctagCTGAGTCTTAAGTAAATTGGCAGGCATCGTTAGTTATTTTATCTCTAATTTAGTCGCTTGGATtgtggggcgggtgggggggttGTCCCCCgtacttttgttatttttgaaattcagTGTTTATTCGCTGCACTATTCTTTAGTGAGTATTTTGGAAGTACCCCATGTAGAAAATGTTTCCATCTCAGATGAAACATACAATTTAagacatttcttcctttgtcactcagttttcctgtctcttACCCGTCAATTAAAAACAAGAGTAAAGGTCTTAGGTCAACCCTGATGGCTTTGTCATTCAGTatccctgtttttttgtttgttttttggtttttttttcctctctgttttttagGGTCAGAACTGAGAAATACCAAGAAAAGGCACAATGATATCGTGTTATGGTATTTTGACGTAAAGGGGAAAAGGTACTTAATTTTGGTGGAATGTTGATTGTACCTTGTCATAAAGGctcctctttaattttctgatgttttcacCTAATAAGATGGAGTATACTGTAATAATATAACTTAAGTGTTCACTATAAGCTATTTGGATTAAGAACTATTACAGAGTTGTAAACTTATCAAATTAATGCAAgacatttaaactatttttttgcaaaactatttatttttaaacaatttaaaatatatctaggGTGAGTTAAAAGTCCCTGTGCATCTATATTAGATGGCAGGTATTGTCACAGAGTCACTGtgtattaataataaatgttgaaatgGCTTCTCCATGTTTCTAGAAGCATTTACATGTACTCTTTGTGAGACCATGGTGCACAGAGGTCTTTGGACTGCCCTGAACCCCGTCTTCTTGTGTGGACATAGCCTGTTCCCCACGTGTTCCTCATGATACCATGTGTTCAAGATTTAGCTATTTagtttcaagattattttgattttcatctaatggtttttaaaatcatattttgtgttttatggaGGGCAAGTCTAGATGCCATTCTAATTCAGAAAGCCAgttttttatgtgctttttgtatattcataacataaaatactttaaaatgcccCATTCTAATCCAATTTGAAATTGCTAGGGTCTGACAGTGTAtcgagaaaaataaaagtatttgccAAGAAATTATTTACAAACAAAGGAGTATTGcagtattttctgcttttgtgtaGAGAGAGCCATTTGGCATAGGCAGCACAAGATAATGTGAAAGATCGGCTTTATAGGATACTAAAATAGTCTGTTTAaaaatggaagggagaaaagagagaaatctccATCCCGTAGTTTGGTCTAGAAACCATTTGCGTAAACTTCTGGATTACCCTGAGTGGCAGCTTAGATGACATGGACACAACCTGTAAGTGACATTTAAAGATATGAGCtcaaggcaagaaagagaaaacaggaaagctGTATCCTTTTGCCATAGTAAATGAATCAGAGTTGTTTTCTTGAAGATTTCACCACAAAATACAACGGAGGCCAGAAGATAATTCTAGGCTTCCTAGGAcacttttgtgcattttttataaataataagaaagcatAGAAAGTACttgaaaaatctctctctctttctctttctaaggAAATCTTCTCTTTCTACTTGGTGCAATAATCTGAAAATCTAGAAGGTCAAAAATATATCACAGGAAATGATCATAgaactaaaaatagtttttaaggaAACGAGTTACAAGGGCAACCATCTTGCTGTTGAAGAAAATTGTGTACCAGAAGGCTAAATCGTCGGCGTATTAGGAAATGAACACAAAGTATACCTTACAATTTCTGAGCCAGTATTACTGAAACAGGATAAAAATTACTCAAATAGGTTCTATGCAGTGTCCCTGCTAGCGCTGGGTCTAAATATCTTAATGCTTTCAGAAACGCCAATTTTAATCGTGGACATTTCACATTGTATACGAGAGATAATCTACATGAGTGATTCAAAATAGTACATATTAAATCTTAATGGCTGTTCATCGAATGCGAAGtcttaatttgaaaatgaaatcacacTACCAGCAAGACAGTTTTGTTGAAAACTCTAATAAGGAACAGTTGCCAGTTccataaataactttaaaattccaaaataaagtaTTGGTACGCTAGTAATCacaaatttgatttcttttaagacttttaaaaatcctattaggaagggtttttttttttaataaacgtTCTTTTTATTAATTAGTCATAACATTGTGAATGTGTAGTTGCTGTTTCTGAAAAGTGATCCAAACTCTACATCCAGAGATGATG contains the following coding sequences:
- the SOCS6 gene encoding suppressor of cytokine signaling 6, with the protein product MKKISLKTFRKSFNLNKSKEETDFMVVQQPSLASDFGKDESLFGSCYGKDMASCDLHSEDEKGGKSRSKSESLMGTLKRRLSAKQKQKGKGGAPSGSSADEDTFSSSSAPLVFKDVRAQRPIRSTSLRNHHYSPTPWPLRPTNSEETCIKMEVRVKALVHSSSPSPALNGVRKDFHDLQSETACQEQSSSLKSSESHNGDLHLHLDEHVPVVIGLMPQDYIQYTVPLDEGMYPLEGSRSYCLDSSSPMEVSAVPPQVGGSSFAEDENQVDQDLVVAPEIFVDQAVNGLLIGTTGVMLQSPRASHDDAPPLSPLLPPMQTNQIQRNFGGLTGTDAHVAESMRCHLNFDPNSAPGVARVYDSVQSSGPMVVTSLTEELKKLAKQGWYWGPITRWEAEGKLANVPDGSFLVRDSSDDRYLLSLSFRSHGKTLHTRIEHSNGRFSFYEQPDVEGHTSIVDLIEHSIRDSENGAFCYSRSRLPGSATYPVRLTNPVSRFMQVRSLQYLCRFVIRQYTRIDLIQKLPLPNKMKDYLQEKHY